The Clostridioides difficile genome has a segment encoding these proteins:
- a CDS encoding multidrug efflux MFS transporter, whose product MEIQSNRKNNKKENLIIAIVMTGAFISSLSQTLLSTALPNIMSDFKITADVGQWLTTIYLLIAGIIIPTTAYLINRFSTRKLFITSMTIFSLGCVIALFSRNFSTMLIARVLQAVGSGSLMPLLQVIILYLCPVEKRGAAMGLVGITVGFAPAIGPTLSGWLVDSFGWHSLFLLLSPIAILDVILSFILLKNVGEAKKLKLDIPSIILSSLGFGGLLIGFTNQGNYGWTNSATYLPIILGIVSLILFTWRQLKSKEPFLELRVFKNKPFLISTLLIMIVYASMMSATLMIPLYIQSVRGFSALSSGSLMMPGAILMVVLNPVAGRHLDKYGPHALSILGTGCLFLGTLSFAFLGKDTSLIHVSLMYCIRMIGISMVLMPLTTWGIKTLDRELISHATAINSTLRQIAGAIGSAVLITIMTTATKKAHMSSAILSNIHGIDVAFSIAATLAFIGLIISICFIKERQVVRS is encoded by the coding sequence ATGGAAATACAAAGTAATAGAAAAAATAATAAAAAAGAAAATTTGATAATAGCAATCGTAATGACTGGTGCTTTTATAAGCTCTCTTAGCCAAACATTACTATCAACTGCACTTCCCAATATAATGTCAGATTTTAAAATTACTGCTGATGTTGGTCAATGGTTAACTACAATTTATCTACTTATTGCAGGTATAATTATCCCTACAACAGCTTACTTGATAAATAGATTCAGTACTCGAAAATTATTTATTACATCAATGACTATCTTTTCTCTAGGGTGTGTTATTGCTCTTTTTTCTCGTAATTTTTCGACTATGTTGATTGCTCGTGTATTACAGGCAGTAGGTTCTGGTTCTTTAATGCCACTTTTACAAGTTATCATATTATATTTATGTCCTGTAGAAAAACGTGGTGCAGCTATGGGTCTAGTTGGTATTACAGTGGGATTTGCTCCAGCAATTGGACCAACTTTATCTGGATGGTTAGTAGATTCATTTGGCTGGCATAGTTTGTTTTTACTTCTTTCTCCTATAGCTATATTAGATGTTATACTTTCATTTATCTTATTAAAAAATGTTGGAGAAGCTAAAAAACTAAAACTAGATATACCTTCAATAATACTATCTTCTTTAGGTTTTGGTGGTTTATTAATTGGGTTTACTAATCAAGGTAATTATGGATGGACTAATAGTGCCACATATTTACCAATAATATTAGGAATTGTATCATTAATTTTATTTACATGGCGTCAATTAAAATCTAAAGAACCATTCTTAGAATTAAGGGTTTTTAAAAATAAACCATTTCTTATTTCTACATTATTAATTATGATTGTATATGCTTCAATGATGTCTGCTACATTAATGATTCCTCTATATATTCAATCTGTAAGGGGATTTTCCGCACTATCTTCAGGTTCTTTAATGATGCCTGGTGCTATATTAATGGTTGTATTAAATCCAGTGGCAGGACGCCATCTAGATAAATACGGTCCTCATGCTCTATCAATATTAGGAACTGGATGCTTATTTTTAGGTACTTTATCTTTTGCATTTTTAGGCAAGGATACATCTTTAATTCATGTATCATTAATGTATTGTATACGTATGATTGGTATTTCAATGGTTCTAATGCCATTAACTACATGGGGAATTAAAACACTGGATAGAGAACTTATATCTCATGCTACAGCAATTAATAGTACACTTCGTCAAATAGCTGGTGCTATAGGCTCTGCTGTACTTATTACTATAATGACAACTGCTACCAAAAAAGCTCACATGAGTTCAGCTATCCTATCTAATATCCATGGTATCGATGTTGCATTTTCAATAGCAGCCACACTTGCATTTATTGGATTAATTATATCAATATGTTTTATAAAAGAACGACAGGTTGTTAGAAGTTAA
- a CDS encoding RidA family protein gives MKHEVLHTNDAPAALGPYSQAIKAGNLLFVSGQVPLVPETMEVVEGDVQAQTAQSLKNLKAILAESGADFSNVVKTTVFIKDMNEFGAINEVYAEYFGENKPARACVEVARLPKDVKVEIEVIAVL, from the coding sequence ATGAAACATGAAGTATTACATACTAATGATGCACCAGCAGCTTTAGGACCATATTCTCAAGCTATAAAAGCTGGAAACTTATTATTTGTATCTGGACAAGTTCCACTTGTACCAGAAACTATGGAAGTAGTTGAAGGAGATGTACAAGCTCAAACTGCTCAATCTCTAAAAAATCTTAAAGCAATATTAGCTGAAAGTGGAGCTGATTTTTCAAATGTAGTTAAGACTACAGTATTTATAAAAGATATGAATGAATTTGGTGCTATAAACGAAGTTTATGCTGAGTATTTTGGAGAAAATAAACCAGCAAGAGCTTGTGTAGAAGTTGCTAGATTACCAAAAGATGTTAAAGTTGAAATAGAAGTAATAGCAGTATTATAA
- the ilvA gene encoding threonine ammonia-lyase produces the protein MIKVTLTDVKEARETIKDIVKKTDLLESVKLSEKTGANVFYKCENLQKTGSFKLRGACNKIASLTDEEKASGVIASSAGNHAQGVALGAKMTGIKSTIVMPATAPLAKVSATKGYGAEVVLNGAVYDDAYAKAVEIQKETGATFLHPFNDKYVIAGQGTISLEIFEQLNNKVDTILCPVGGGGIISGVAVAAKALNPNVKIVGVQTANIPSMKESIKNGKVTTAFNDSTIADGIAVKTPGDLTFEIINELVDEIVVVEETEIAESILFMMESQKIVSEGAGAVCTAAILSGKYVPAKDENVVCIISGGNIDINTLYRIIGVALAKEGRRYSFSTIMEDKPGNFAELTRIISENGGNILSANQGKLSAGEALGKQSAEFILETIDYDHIAKIKKAIEEKGFKIIEL, from the coding sequence ATGATAAAAGTTACCTTAACAGATGTGAAAGAAGCTAGAGAGACCATTAAAGACATAGTTAAAAAAACTGATTTACTTGAAAGCGTTAAACTTAGTGAAAAAACAGGAGCGAATGTTTTCTATAAATGTGAAAACCTTCAAAAAACAGGGTCTTTTAAATTAAGAGGAGCTTGTAATAAAATAGCAAGTTTAACAGACGAAGAAAAAGCAAGTGGAGTAATAGCTTCAAGTGCAGGTAATCATGCACAAGGTGTCGCATTAGGCGCAAAAATGACTGGTATAAAATCTACAATAGTAATGCCAGCAACTGCACCATTGGCAAAAGTTAGTGCAACTAAAGGTTATGGAGCAGAAGTAGTTTTAAATGGCGCAGTTTATGATGATGCATATGCAAAAGCTGTTGAAATACAAAAAGAAACAGGAGCAACTTTCTTACATCCATTCAATGATAAATATGTTATAGCAGGGCAAGGAACTATATCTCTTGAAATTTTCGAACAATTAAATAATAAGGTTGATACTATACTATGCCCAGTTGGTGGCGGGGGAATAATATCTGGTGTTGCTGTTGCAGCAAAGGCATTAAATCCTAATGTAAAAATAGTTGGTGTTCAAACTGCAAATATACCTTCAATGAAAGAGTCAATTAAAAACGGCAAAGTAACAACAGCATTTAATGATAGTACAATAGCTGATGGTATAGCTGTTAAAACTCCTGGAGACTTAACTTTTGAAATAATAAATGAATTAGTTGACGAAATAGTAGTAGTTGAAGAAACAGAAATAGCTGAATCAATATTATTTATGATGGAAAGTCAAAAGATAGTTTCAGAAGGTGCAGGAGCTGTATGTACAGCTGCAATATTAAGTGGTAAATATGTACCAGCAAAAGACGAAAATGTAGTATGTATAATATCTGGTGGTAATATAGATATAAATACATTATATAGAATAATAGGTGTTGCTCTAGCTAAAGAAGGAAGAAGATATTCATTTAGTACAATTATGGAAGATAAGCCAGGAAACTTTGCTGAATTAACTAGAATAATAAGTGAGAATGGTGGAAATATTTTAAGTGCTAATCAAGGTAAATTATCAGCAGGTGAAGCTCTAGGAAAACAAAGTGCGGAATTTATATTAGAAACAATAGATTATGACCATATAGCGAAAATAAAGAAAGCAATAGAAGAAAAAGGTTTTAAAATTATAGAATTATAA